One window of the Waddliaceae bacterium genome contains the following:
- a CDS encoding methionine adenosyltransferase — protein MSRKFFTSESVSMGHPDKVADQISDAVLDACLTDDPESRVACETLVSTGLVVISGEITTKTYVDCSEVARAVIKEIGYNDPALGFDHESCAVLVNIKRQSSDISQGVSKGKGLHKEQGAGDQGMMFGYACDETPELMPLPIELSHALIKELQKRRFDGDIKYLRPDSKSQVTVEYDENDIPRRVEAVVISTQHSDDVEYDTIYNDMVALIKDVISEDLLDDKTIYHINPTGRFVIGGPKGDCGVTGRKIIVDTYGGIARHGGGCFSGKDPSKVDRSGAYMARYIAKNIVAAGLAKRCEIQLAYAIGVAEPVSIKVDTFGTGTVTEDILGKAVRKVFDITPRGIIKTLDLKRPIYRNTAYGGHFGRTEKNFTWERIDRVKALKKAVDTA, from the coding sequence ATGAGCAGAAAATTTTTCACGTCAGAATCGGTGTCTATGGGACATCCCGACAAAGTAGCAGACCAGATATCCGATGCCGTCCTCGACGCATGCCTTACCGACGACCCTGAATCACGTGTCGCCTGTGAGACTTTGGTTTCTACTGGCCTAGTCGTTATCTCCGGAGAGATAACAACAAAGACATATGTAGACTGCTCCGAAGTAGCGCGTGCTGTCATAAAAGAGATCGGCTACAATGATCCCGCTCTAGGTTTCGACCACGAATCGTGTGCTGTCCTTGTAAACATAAAAAGGCAGTCTTCCGACATCTCTCAGGGCGTCTCTAAAGGCAAAGGTCTCCATAAAGAACAGGGTGCCGGCGACCAGGGTATGATGTTCGGATATGCTTGTGATGAAACTCCCGAGCTTATGCCTCTACCTATAGAGCTATCACACGCTCTCATCAAAGAGCTTCAGAAGCGTCGCTTCGACGGTGACATCAAGTATCTACGTCCAGACTCTAAAAGCCAGGTTACAGTAGAATATGATGAAAATGACATACCTCGTCGTGTCGAAGCCGTTGTCATCTCGACACAGCACTCCGACGACGTAGAATATGATACCATTTACAATGATATGGTCGCTCTCATCAAAGACGTCATCTCCGAAGACCTTCTCGATGACAAGACAATATACCATATAAATCCTACGGGACGCTTCGTCATAGGAGGCCCTAAAGGCGACTGTGGTGTTACTGGACGTAAGATCATCGTCGACACCTATGGTGGCATCGCTCGCCATGGCGGCGGATGTTTCTCTGGAAAAGACCCCTCGAAAGTCGACAGGTCTGGAGCATATATGGCGCGGTATATCGCCAAAAACATCGTAGCGGCAGGCCTCGCCAAGCGCTGCGAGATACAGCTCGCCTATGCCATCGGCGTCGCCGAGCCTGTTTCAATAAAAGTCGATACTTTCGGAACAGGAACGGTTACTGAAGATATCCTCGGAAAGGCCGTCCGTAAGGTTTTCGATATAACACCTCGTGGCATCATCAAAACCTTAGACCTAAAAAGACCAATATATCGCAATACCGCCTACGGAGGACACTTCGGACGTACAGAGAAAAACTTCACTTGGGAACGCATCGACCGTGTCAAAGCTCTGAAAAAGGCAGTAGACACTGCTTAA
- a CDS encoding glutamate racemase has translation MKTGSHAIGVFDSGIGGLTVMRAIVDALPGEDVIYFGDTARVPYGDKSPDTIIRYSIENAIFLMEHDIKLLVVACNTASAYSLEKLRKIFNIPVIGVIAPAVKTVATMSKNHKIAVLGTKGTILSGIYQQEILSVLPDAEIFPVSCPLFVPLAEEGLLDHPATSLIVEEYLKDIKGKDIDTVVLGCTHYPLLREVIRREFGENVTLVDSATACAGAIKDTLSTLGILADDTSHGSRKYYVSDDPEHFRSLGEAFLGENISDVMLQPK, from the coding sequence ATGAAAACCGGCTCTCATGCTATAGGCGTCTTCGACTCCGGAATCGGAGGGCTTACTGTCATGCGCGCTATCGTCGATGCTCTTCCTGGCGAAGACGTTATATATTTCGGTGACACCGCCCGTGTTCCTTATGGTGACAAGAGCCCCGACACCATCATAAGATACTCCATTGAGAATGCTATCTTCCTTATGGAGCATGACATCAAGCTCCTCGTCGTGGCGTGCAACACTGCATCAGCATATTCTCTAGAAAAGCTCAGGAAGATCTTCAACATCCCTGTCATCGGCGTCATCGCCCCTGCTGTAAAAACCGTAGCTACGATGAGCAAGAACCATAAAATCGCCGTCCTCGGCACCAAGGGAACGATACTGTCAGGAATATATCAACAAGAAATTCTCAGCGTCCTTCCCGATGCCGAAATCTTTCCGGTGTCGTGTCCCCTCTTCGTCCCTCTTGCCGAAGAAGGTCTTCTCGATCATCCTGCCACTTCTCTGATCGTCGAAGAATATCTTAAGGACATCAAAGGCAAAGACATCGATACCGTCGTCCTTGGCTGTACTCATTATCCTCTTCTTCGTGAAGTTATACGCCGAGAGTTCGGCGAAAACGTCACTCTAGTAGACTCTGCAACGGCATGTGCTGGCGCCATAAAAGACACCCTTTCTACTTTAGGGATCCTCGCCGACGATACTAGTCATGGCTCTCGGAAATATTATGTTTCCGACGACCCCGAACATTTCCGTTCTCTCGGCGAAGCATTCCTCGGCGAAAATATTTCCGATGTCATGCTTCAACCCAAATAA
- a CDS encoding LysM peptidoglycan-binding domain-containing protein, protein MKNKYSRLQTMLPYSTCVVIFFATALLFSCTDPSREQDLSQLAHTVRSMQKSVDDISYQMNSYNTDLDILEGRSDNQEASFSTIQKQITTTLKSEQKALREQVSILVDKVSVLERNNASIVADIKQMQQHANTTGTSLSQYKTKIGSLEKSMTVNANKLNDVVNTLNILSTILEKGGSDIGLYTVKSGDSLDKIARKNNTTVEAIMSNNSLTSDLIVVGQTLKIP, encoded by the coding sequence ATGAAAAATAAATATTCGCGGCTGCAGACAATGTTGCCGTATTCTACTTGTGTCGTTATATTTTTTGCCACAGCGCTTCTTTTTTCGTGTACAGACCCTTCTCGTGAGCAAGACTTGTCACAGCTTGCTCATACTGTGAGAAGCATGCAAAAAAGCGTCGACGACATTTCTTACCAGATGAACTCCTACAATACCGATCTCGACATCTTGGAAGGCCGTTCTGACAACCAAGAGGCCTCGTTTTCTACCATACAGAAGCAGATAACCACAACGTTGAAGAGCGAGCAGAAAGCATTACGCGAACAAGTCTCTATCCTTGTCGACAAAGTCTCTGTTCTTGAGAGGAACAATGCCTCCATCGTCGCTGACATCAAGCAGATGCAGCAGCATGCCAACACGACGGGGACATCATTATCGCAATACAAGACAAAGATCGGCTCTCTTGAAAAGAGCATGACTGTCAACGCCAACAAGCTCAATGACGTCGTCAATACGTTAAACATCCTTAGTACCATCCTCGAAAAAGGCGGGAGCGATATCGGTCTTTATACTGTGAAGTCCGGCGACTCTCTCGACAAGATCGCCAGAAAAAACAACACTACCGTCGAAGCTATAATGTCTAATAACAGTCTTACCTCTGACCTTATCGTCGTCGGGCAGACTTTGAAGATACCATGA
- a CDS encoding OmpA family protein, which yields MKRSLYTALVILNFAGLVLMTSCQRSSGEFLEDTKTAGRYVGKGIYSMFGKHGDSRQIQDTQEFVGPPEEDFVPLNDEGIYRQLSMGDTKALDEINVHTPIPQSKESPGDISSAIPGVDGFATPAMMNLNEVFSMITFDYNDYSITNAESLTVIKNIANYMKRNDTVYIFVEGHCDERGSSKYNLALGTRRSNSVRNLLIKEGVNLDKVFTISYGKERPIALGHDSTSMAQNRRTEFKILNKS from the coding sequence ATGAAACGTTCTTTATATACAGCTCTTGTCATCTTGAATTTCGCAGGACTCGTTTTAATGACGAGTTGTCAGCGCTCTAGCGGTGAATTTCTCGAAGACACAAAAACCGCAGGACGCTATGTCGGAAAGGGAATATATTCCATGTTCGGCAAACACGGCGACTCGCGACAAATACAAGACACCCAAGAATTCGTCGGTCCTCCCGAGGAAGACTTCGTCCCTCTTAATGACGAAGGAATATATCGACAGTTAAGCATGGGCGACACCAAGGCTCTTGATGAGATAAACGTACACACGCCTATCCCACAGTCTAAAGAGTCTCCAGGGGATATCAGCAGTGCTATCCCTGGCGTCGACGGCTTCGCCACTCCTGCTATGATGAACCTCAACGAGGTTTTTTCTATGATAACTTTTGATTACAACGACTATAGCATCACCAATGCCGAGAGTCTTACTGTCATCAAAAACATAGCAAATTATATGAAGCGCAACGATACGGTGTATATCTTCGTTGAAGGTCACTGCGACGAGCGTGGTTCTTCGAAGTATAACCTCGCCCTTGGAACACGTAGGAGCAATAGTGTCAGGAACCTTCTTATCAAGGAAGGTGTCAACCTTGACAAAGTTTTTACGATATCTTATGGAAAAGAACGCCCTATTGCCCTTGGCCATGATTCCACTTCAATGGCACAAAACCGTCGTACAGAGTTTAAAATTTTAAACAAGTCATAA
- the tolB gene encoding Tol-Pal system protein TolB: MKSTQNFFIVCICVVSSFLACYSLHSEESWDNNEIVVHLETASTLKPIYLAPPSSHHSGSLSEKYISALMDVMTFDLDNNGKTQVIPPSSEKQKLAISMSLDDSKASSVWKDAGVQYVVKIDIKNNKLSATTLSVGNGIVKAVNDIPLTGTLSSDRRRIHQLADLFHKDFFATDGIASTHILYSVRSRENSTTSSKWTAEIWECDYDGANAHQVTHLNNYAITPIYVPSKKGYSSGSFLFVSYQIGQPKIFTASLRDGVGQRLSYLRGNQLMPTISPKRDKIAFVSDVAGNADLFLQSFDPDVGPLGKPRQIFSAYRATQGTPTFSPDGKRIAFVSNKDGSPRVYILDIAERAHEQKNISPVLVTKKNRENTCPSWSPDGKMLTYSSKVDGVRQIYVYDFITNEEHQLTTGDSHKENPSWAPNSLHIVFNSVTPFSNDLYLINLNKPVAMKISEEVNEQCFPCWEPITR, encoded by the coding sequence ATGAAATCGACACAGAATTTCTTCATCGTATGTATATGTGTAGTATCGTCTTTCTTGGCATGCTACAGCCTTCACAGCGAAGAATCGTGGGACAACAACGAGATCGTCGTACACCTTGAGACTGCCAGCACGTTAAAGCCGATATACTTAGCGCCTCCATCTTCACATCACAGCGGCAGTCTATCGGAAAAATATATCTCGGCACTTATGGACGTCATGACCTTCGACCTCGACAATAATGGTAAGACACAGGTTATCCCTCCTTCTTCAGAGAAGCAAAAGCTTGCTATTTCTATGTCTCTCGATGACAGCAAGGCATCGTCTGTGTGGAAAGATGCTGGCGTGCAATATGTTGTAAAGATCGACATCAAGAACAACAAGCTTTCTGCTACGACGTTATCTGTCGGCAATGGCATTGTCAAAGCCGTCAACGACATCCCTCTTACCGGAACTCTTTCTAGCGACAGAAGACGCATCCACCAACTCGCCGACCTTTTCCATAAAGACTTCTTCGCCACTGATGGCATAGCGTCTACCCACATATTATATTCTGTACGCTCTCGAGAAAATAGCACTACTTCGTCGAAGTGGACGGCGGAGATATGGGAATGCGACTATGACGGAGCCAACGCCCACCAGGTGACACACCTCAACAACTACGCCATCACACCGATCTATGTACCTTCCAAGAAGGGCTACAGCAGCGGAAGTTTCCTCTTTGTATCTTACCAGATCGGACAGCCTAAGATCTTCACGGCATCGTTACGCGACGGTGTTGGGCAACGCCTAAGCTATCTTCGCGGCAACCAGCTGATGCCTACGATATCGCCTAAGCGTGATAAGATCGCCTTCGTCAGTGACGTCGCCGGCAATGCAGACCTTTTCCTACAGTCCTTCGACCCTGATGTCGGTCCTCTTGGCAAACCTCGCCAGATATTCTCGGCATACCGTGCAACGCAAGGAACGCCGACCTTCAGTCCCGACGGGAAACGTATCGCCTTCGTCTCCAATAAAGACGGATCTCCTCGCGTCTACATTCTCGACATCGCCGAAAGGGCCCACGAGCAGAAAAACATCTCTCCAGTTTTGGTAACGAAGAAGAACCGCGAAAACACCTGTCCATCGTGGTCTCCTGACGGTAAGATGTTAACATATAGCAGCAAAGTAGACGGTGTCAGGCAGATATATGTCTACGACTTCATCACCAACGAAGAGCACCAGCTCACCACTGGCGACAGCCACAAAGAGAACCCTTCGTGGGCGCCTAACAGCCTACATATCGTCTTCAACTCTGTGACGCCATTCTCCAATGATTTGTACCTTATAAACCTCAACAAACCCGTGGCGATGAAGATAAGCGAAGAAGTCAATGAACAGTGCTTCCCATGCTGGGAACCCATAACGCGCTAA
- a CDS encoding biopolymer transporter ExbD produces MARNKALFSRYRELDEVGVNLTPLIDVVFVVLIMFIVVAPILELDRVLLATGNKGPTTHPLTLQEKSSLTIHVHNDDTIWFNERLVDIPQLTLCLKEARALNPGGRLQLMHDKRAMFGTYQSVKNVAEAVGFEEMDVILKPT; encoded by the coding sequence ATGGCACGTAACAAAGCTCTTTTTTCTAGGTACCGTGAACTCGATGAAGTTGGTGTTAATCTAACGCCTCTTATCGACGTCGTCTTCGTCGTACTTATTATGTTCATCGTCGTAGCTCCTATCCTCGAGCTCGACAGGGTGCTCCTTGCTACCGGCAATAAAGGCCCTACCACCCACCCTCTCACTCTACAAGAAAAAAGTTCTCTTACTATACACGTCCATAACGACGACACCATATGGTTCAACGAGCGCCTCGTCGACATCCCACAGCTGACACTTTGCCTCAAAGAGGCTCGAGCTTTAAATCCCGGAGGCCGCCTACAGCTTATGCACGACAAGCGTGCAATGTTCGGGACGTATCAGTCGGTGAAAAACGTCGCAGAAGCCGTCGGCTTCGAAGAGATGGACGTCATCCTAAAACCAACGTAG
- a CDS encoding MotA/TolQ/ExbB proton channel family protein encodes MGGSFMLLGSNPFFQSYLRSDFFGKSIFLMLFALSIVSWALLIYKGKVLRKTRMISQDFKDNFEKQQKSPLSVAYQQGSLSSDVCNAFHEIYLIIKKHTLDILAKNKNGHNDDEHTYLSASDVDLVSSHIMSTISNQAKKLEKHLYILATTISLAPFLGLLGTVWGILITFSELQAYGFSQSNEAVLGGLSMALATTVLGLLVAIPALVGYNYFKSAIRDFEKDMEHFSTVMLTAVELQYRKIDT; translated from the coding sequence ATGGGCGGTTCTTTTATGCTGTTGGGTAGCAACCCCTTTTTTCAGTCGTATCTACGTTCTGACTTCTTCGGGAAGAGCATCTTCTTGATGCTGTTTGCTTTATCGATAGTAAGCTGGGCGCTGCTGATCTATAAAGGCAAAGTTCTTCGCAAGACAAGAATGATCTCGCAAGACTTCAAAGACAACTTCGAGAAGCAACAAAAGTCGCCACTATCGGTGGCATACCAACAGGGTTCTCTTTCTTCCGACGTCTGTAATGCTTTCCACGAGATATATCTCATCATCAAGAAACATACCCTCGACATCTTGGCGAAAAATAAAAATGGACACAATGATGACGAACATACATATCTATCGGCTTCTGACGTCGACCTTGTGTCATCGCATATAATGTCGACAATATCAAACCAAGCGAAGAAACTCGAGAAACATCTATATATCCTCGCTACGACGATAAGCTTAGCGCCGTTTTTAGGCCTTCTCGGCACGGTGTGGGGCATCCTCATAACATTCTCGGAGTTACAGGCTTATGGATTCTCGCAGAGCAACGAAGCCGTCCTCGGCGGGCTGTCAATGGCGCTAGCGACGACGGTGTTGGGTCTTCTTGTCGCCATCCCTGCCCTTGTGGGATACAATTATTTCAAAAGTGCCATCAGGGACTTTGAGAAAGACATGGAACATTTCTCTACCGTAATGCTTACTGCTGTAGAGCTACAATATCGTAAGATAGACACTTAG
- a CDS encoding TatD family hydrolase yields the protein MGDTLGFIDSHAHLTCKELIDQDAVDDIVGRAHDSGVEAIVNICTDEDSLQKGLDLHKKYSWIYNAAATTPHDVEKDGEAFFPVVEKHARDGAIVAIGETGLDYHYNYSTPEIQRDFFRRYLRLAKTYGLPVIIHCREAFDDLFSIADEEYRGLPAVLHCFTGTMSDAEKVLDRGWYISLSGIVTFKRSDDLRKVAEMVPLGRLLIETDTPYLAPQKYRGQKNEPAYVIEVADTIARIKNIPRNIIAEETSANARALFL from the coding sequence ATAGGAGACACATTGGGTTTTATAGATTCACATGCACATCTTACATGTAAAGAGCTCATCGATCAGGATGCCGTCGATGACATCGTCGGCCGTGCCCATGATAGTGGCGTCGAAGCTATCGTAAACATATGCACCGACGAAGATTCTTTACAAAAAGGTCTGGACCTCCACAAAAAATACTCGTGGATATATAACGCTGCGGCAACGACACCCCACGACGTCGAAAAAGATGGCGAAGCGTTTTTTCCTGTAGTAGAAAAACATGCCAGAGACGGTGCCATCGTCGCAATCGGAGAGACTGGGCTTGACTATCACTACAATTACTCCACTCCTGAGATTCAGCGCGACTTTTTTCGGCGATATCTTCGCCTTGCAAAAACTTATGGCCTTCCTGTTATCATTCACTGCAGGGAAGCTTTCGACGACCTATTTTCCATCGCCGACGAAGAATACCGCGGCCTTCCTGCAGTATTGCATTGTTTCACAGGAACGATGTCCGACGCCGAGAAGGTGTTGGATCGCGGCTGGTATATTTCTCTTAGCGGCATCGTAACCTTCAAGAGAAGTGACGATCTTCGTAAAGTCGCTGAGATGGTTCCTTTGGGGCGTCTTCTCATCGAGACCGACACGCCATATCTTGCGCCACAAAAGTATCGCGGGCAGAAAAACGAACCTGCGTATGTTATTGAAGTTGCTGACACTATAGCGCGCATAAAAAATATCCCCCGCAATATCATCGCTGAAGAGACGTCTGCCAACGCACGCGCACTGTTTTTGTAG
- the pseI gene encoding pseudaminic acid synthase has product MELHMVIFDDTAPVFLVAELSANHGGDYDVAAATIRAAKEAGFDAIKLQTYTPDTLTLDVDNEHFTINCDSPWDDRTLYDLYEEAHMPWDWQPKLQKVAEDCGLVFFSTPFDTTAVDFLEGLDVPIYKVASFEITDLPLIRYIAEKGKPVIISTGIASFEEVEDAVRTCHDAGNKQVVLLKCTNNSASPASLEEMNLTTIIDMREKFGVEVGLSDHSLGAAAAVAAVSLGASVIEKHFILDKSLGGPDAFFSIDPKEAKAMIAMIRDAEKMLGVPTYEKRNREFARSLFVAEDVATGEVFTSKNIRSVRPGNGLMPKHYDDIIGKKASKKLTRGTPLSWEAIC; this is encoded by the coding sequence ATGGAGTTGCATATGGTAATCTTCGATGACACAGCACCTGTTTTTCTTGTCGCCGAGCTTTCGGCGAATCATGGCGGCGACTATGATGTCGCTGCTGCGACGATACGCGCCGCTAAAGAGGCGGGCTTCGATGCTATAAAGTTGCAGACGTATACTCCTGACACTTTAACTCTCGACGTCGACAATGAACATTTCACGATAAATTGCGATTCTCCATGGGATGACAGGACGTTATACGACCTATACGAAGAGGCTCATATGCCGTGGGATTGGCAGCCCAAACTTCAGAAGGTCGCTGAAGATTGTGGGCTTGTATTTTTCTCTACGCCTTTCGATACTACTGCCGTCGACTTCCTCGAAGGTCTCGATGTCCCTATATATAAGGTAGCATCTTTCGAGATAACAGACCTTCCTTTGATACGATATATCGCTGAGAAAGGGAAGCCTGTCATTATCTCTACGGGTATAGCTTCTTTCGAAGAAGTCGAAGACGCCGTACGTACGTGCCATGATGCCGGCAACAAACAGGTCGTCCTGTTAAAATGCACGAACAACAGCGCCTCCCCTGCTTCTCTCGAAGAGATGAACCTTACTACTATTATCGACATGCGCGAGAAGTTCGGCGTAGAAGTCGGCCTTTCGGACCATAGCCTAGGCGCTGCCGCCGCCGTCGCTGCTGTGTCGTTGGGCGCCAGTGTTATAGAGAAGCATTTCATCTTAGACAAGTCTCTCGGCGGCCCTGATGCTTTTTTCTCTATAGATCCAAAAGAAGCAAAAGCGATGATCGCCATGATACGCGATGCCGAGAAGATGCTCGGCGTTCCCACCTACGAGAAACGTAACCGTGAATTTGCGCGTTCGCTCTTCGTCGCCGAAGACGTCGCCACTGGCGAGGTTTTCACATCGAAAAATATTCGCTCCGTACGGCCGGGCAATGGTTTGATGCCGAAGCATTATGACGACATCATCGGCAAAAAGGCATCGAAGAAATTAACTCGGGGCACTCCCCTTTCTTGGGAGGCGATATGTTAA
- a CDS encoding UDP-2,4-diacetamido-2,4,6-trideoxy-beta-L-altropyranose hydrolase, which yields MKATIYTEGGGEYGLGHISRCTALSEAFEEKDVKATMVIAEGGVSPSWHDGDGIIASDIAVIDSYHASDAVRATISGNAVTTFYVEDGKETLLRKAFWDVPKKDIKDAPESILITFGGSDPMCMTSKVVDIVCQKYPLMKKHVVVGPGYHGDAIVGDALTTVVTSPNVEDFRALMVSSDVAITAGGQTLYELAACGVAMVAVIVADNQQGQVSYFVKNGAALSEDDNILGAIERLHYKTLRASMAEAGYNIIADTRGARDVVDDIISGTLTLRAAIDSDSEILWRWRNDSHTRMMSKNSDEIPWKNHCEWYRDAKNVFIGIVGDDAIGTVRLDKSTVSVTVAPEFRGKGYAQHLIRMACEKSDASVIYADVKKENIASIRAFERCGFVKTDEDGDIISYKLTYERISE from the coding sequence ATGAAGGCAACGATATACACAGAAGGCGGCGGAGAGTATGGCCTTGGCCATATATCACGGTGCACAGCATTGTCAGAAGCCTTCGAAGAAAAAGATGTGAAGGCAACAATGGTCATCGCCGAAGGTGGCGTTTCACCTTCGTGGCATGATGGTGATGGAATTATTGCTAGCGACATTGCCGTCATCGACAGCTACCATGCTTCCGACGCGGTGCGTGCTACGATATCGGGAAACGCCGTCACAACATTTTACGTAGAAGACGGCAAAGAAACGTTGCTTAGGAAGGCGTTCTGGGACGTTCCGAAGAAAGATATAAAAGACGCCCCGGAATCTATCCTCATAACCTTCGGTGGCAGCGACCCTATGTGTATGACCTCTAAAGTCGTCGACATCGTATGCCAGAAGTATCCTCTTATGAAAAAACATGTCGTCGTAGGTCCTGGATATCATGGCGATGCTATCGTCGGCGATGCTTTGACGACGGTAGTGACGTCGCCCAACGTCGAAGATTTCAGAGCTCTAATGGTATCATCCGACGTCGCCATCACTGCCGGCGGGCAGACATTGTACGAGCTTGCCGCCTGTGGTGTCGCTATGGTTGCTGTCATCGTCGCCGACAACCAGCAAGGGCAGGTTTCTTATTTCGTCAAAAATGGTGCTGCTTTATCTGAAGACGATAACATCTTAGGAGCCATCGAACGTCTTCATTATAAGACCCTTAGAGCTTCTATGGCAGAAGCTGGATATAATATTATCGCTGACACTCGCGGTGCCCGCGATGTCGTAGACGATATCATTTCTGGAACGCTGACGCTTCGTGCCGCCATCGATAGCGACAGTGAGATTCTGTGGCGATGGCGTAACGATTCTCATACGCGTATGATGTCGAAAAACAGCGACGAGATACCTTGGAAAAATCATTGTGAATGGTATCGCGATGCTAAGAATGTCTTCATCGGCATAGTAGGTGACGACGCTATAGGAACGGTACGTCTCGATAAGTCGACGGTGTCTGTGACTGTAGCGCCGGAATTCCGCGGTAAGGGCTATGCTCAGCATCTTATACGCATGGCGTGCGAAAAATCTGATGCCTCTGTAATATATGCCGATGTCAAGAAAGAAAATATCGCCTCAATACGGGCTTTCGAACGGTGCGGGTTTGTCAAGACCGATGAAGATGGTGATATTATATCCTATAAACTCACTTATGAAAGAATTTCAGAATAG
- a CDS encoding glycosyltransferase family protein translates to MKIGAIVQARMSSSRLPGKVMMPLPRSGETSVLEHVIVRLSASKLIDTVIVATTSDPSDDIIVDTAVSNSVPYFRGSMEDVLSRYYLAAKEHGLDIIVRITSDCPCISSSIVDEVIRRHCSSSVDYTSNTIVRTYPHGFDVEVFSFATLERAYNEATSSYDREHVTPYIYDTGAKAFVLQNVEAPESLCAPEIRITLDTADDYTVLCEVYASLYKEGRHFTGEDVVELFQHSEVLL, encoded by the coding sequence GTGAAGATAGGAGCTATCGTACAGGCACGCATGTCTTCGTCACGTCTTCCTGGTAAGGTGATGATGCCGTTACCTCGTAGTGGTGAGACGTCGGTACTAGAACATGTCATTGTAAGGCTCAGCGCGTCGAAGCTTATAGATACTGTTATTGTTGCTACGACGTCGGACCCTAGCGATGACATCATTGTCGACACTGCAGTTTCCAATAGCGTCCCATATTTCCGTGGTTCTATGGAAGACGTCCTATCGAGGTACTACCTTGCTGCTAAGGAACACGGTCTTGATATAATAGTACGAATTACTAGCGACTGCCCTTGTATATCGTCTTCTATCGTTGACGAGGTAATACGAAGGCACTGTTCTTCTTCTGTCGACTATACTTCTAACACTATAGTAAGGACATATCCTCATGGTTTTGATGTTGAGGTTTTTTCTTTCGCAACACTAGAGCGCGCATATAACGAGGCTACTAGTTCTTACGACCGCGAGCATGTAACGCCATATATTTATGATACTGGCGCTAAGGCTTTCGTATTACAGAACGTCGAAGCTCCCGAGTCGTTATGCGCTCCCGAGATACGTATTACTCTCGATACTGCCGACGACTATACTGTTCTTTGTGAAGTGTACGCTTCTCTTTATAAAGAAGGACGTCATTTTACCGGAGAGGATGTCGTAGAATTATTCCAGCACTCTGAGGTGTTATTATGA